CCGGGTAGTCGACCAGCACTCCGGATCGATCACCGCCGACCGCGTCGAGGAACGCACGGTCGACCGCGCGCTTCGCGTCCATCGGATCGACCGGATGCCACTGGTGCCCGTCTGCGGTCCGCACCTCGCAGCCGTCCTCGGAGATCGCCACCGCGACGCCGTCCGCGTACACCTCCAGCGCGGCGCGGTGCTTCCAACCCAGCCGGCAGGTCGTCGAGAGCGTGCCGACGGCGCCCGACGCGAAGCGCAGCGTGGCGGCGGCCGAGCTGTCGACGTCCGCGCCCGGGGCGTCCGGCGGGGACGCGTCCGCGACCGCGTAGACCTCCGCGACCTCGCCGGCCAGCACCCTGGCCAGGTCGACGACGTGCACGGCTTGCTCGACGAGTTGGCCGCCGGATCCGTCCCGGCGCGGCCACCACCCGACCGGCGGCACCTTGTCGAGCCAGGCTCCGGCGACGAGGCTGACGGGCCGCCCGGCGAGTGCTGCCCGGGCCCGCTCGACCGCGGCCGAGTACCGCCAGTGGAAGCCGACGCCGGTGACTACGTCGGCGGCGACGACCTGGGCGGCGAGCTTGGCGGGTAACTCCGTGTCGAGGCCCAGCGGCTTCTCCACGAACAGCGGAACGCCGGCCGCCAGGACGGCGGTCTCGGCCTGACCGTGGGCGAACGGTGGAACGCAGACGTAGACGGCGTCGACCTCCAGTGCCAGCAGATCGTCGACGCTCTGCTCGACGGTGGCGCCGGCCTGGTCGGCGAGGGCGCGGGCGGCCTCCGGATTCGGATCGACGACGCCCGCGATCGCTACGTCCGGGAACTCGGCGAGAACGGTGGCGTGTCTGGTCGCCACCCCACCGGCTCCGACGAAGCCGACGCGGTACCGGGTTGTGCTCATGCGGTCCTCCCGTTGTGCTCGGCCGATCGGTTCCCACTGACCACTGTCCGAAACGTGCTCCGTTTTGCCCGTTTAGGCAACGGAACGTGCAGAAAGCATGTCTTACGGTTCCAGAAACCTAGGCGGGGCCGTGTTTCAGCAGATGAAAACGGGGCGATGGCCAGATGGGCCTGGGAGGTGCCGATGTCGACGCTTACCGTCCTGATGAACGCGGGGCCCTGGTTACCCGTACCGCCGAACGGATACGGCGGAATCGAGAACGTGATCGCCACGCTGATCCCGGAGCTCCGCCGCCGCGGCGTGCGGGTCGTTCTGGCGACCGTGGGAACCAGCGTGCTGCCGGTGGACGACACGATCGTGACGTTCCACGACGGGCAATTCGCCCAACTGCAGCAGCCGTACAACCGCGCCGCGGGGATCGCCGCGGCCCATATGCACCAGGTCGCGGTGGAGCTGGCGCGGCGTCCGGAGATCGATGTGGTGCACGACCACGTAGAGGCCTGGGGGCCGGTGGTGCTGGCCGCCGGTTCGCACGTGCCGGTGCTGCACACGCTGCACTGGGATCTGGCGAAGCACCCGGAGCTGTACGGACGCTTCGACGGGGGCGGCCGGGTGTTCGTCAACGGGGTCTCCTCGTCGCAGATGGACCGAGCGCCGGACGCACTGCGGGCCCACAGCGTCGGCCACGTGTACCTGGCCACCCCGCTCGCGGACGGCGCCGACCGGCGTCCGACCGCGACGAAGGGCGACCACAGCGTCGTGCTCGGCCGGATCACGCACTTCAAGGGTCAGCACCTCGCCGCTCGCCTGGCACACCGGCTCGGGGAGCGGTTGGTGCTGGCCGGTCCGGTTGGTCCGTACCGGAACCCGGCGGATCTGTACGCCGCTCTGAACGAGCCGGAGGGCATCGCTCTGTCCTACCCGGACGTTCGGTACTGGCTGGAGCAGGTCGAGCCGCATGTGGACGGCGAGCGGGTGCAGTGGATAGGCA
This region of Cryptosporangium minutisporangium genomic DNA includes:
- a CDS encoding Gfo/Idh/MocA family oxidoreductase, yielding MSTTRYRVGFVGAGGVATRHATVLAEFPDVAIAGVVDPNPEAARALADQAGATVEQSVDDLLALEVDAVYVCVPPFAHGQAETAVLAAGVPLFVEKPLGLDTELPAKLAAQVVAADVVTGVGFHWRYSAAVERARAALAGRPVSLVAGAWLDKVPPVGWWPRRDGSGGQLVEQAVHVVDLARVLAGEVAEVYAVADASPPDAPGADVDSSAAATLRFASGAVGTLSTTCRLGWKHRAALEVYADGVAVAISEDGCEVRTADGHQWHPVDPMDAKRAVDRAFLDAVGGDRSGVLVDYPDALRSHQLACALATSAAERRPVELETADV
- a CDS encoding glycosyltransferase — its product is MSTLTVLMNAGPWLPVPPNGYGGIENVIATLIPELRRRGVRVVLATVGTSVLPVDDTIVTFHDGQFAQLQQPYNRAAGIAAAHMHQVAVELARRPEIDVVHDHVEAWGPVVLAAGSHVPVLHTLHWDLAKHPELYGRFDGGGRVFVNGVSSSQMDRAPDALRAHSVGHVYLATPLADGADRRPTATKGDHSVVLGRITHFKGQHLAARLAHRLGERLVLAGPVGPYRNPADLYAALNEPEGIALSYPDVRYWLEQVEPHVDGERVQWIGTVAGAERDELVATARAVLFPLLWEEPGGTAVVESLALGTPVIGLRRGCLPELVEQGVTGLLAEDEEGLAEAWRQADLLDPRACTRSAARRFTPARAADAYLALYERIQSIRPPHGDGLLVEAPVS